Proteins from a genomic interval of Watersipora subatra chromosome 10, tzWatSuba1.1, whole genome shotgun sequence:
- the LOC137405772 gene encoding arylsulfatase B-like — MNTFKALALLAVLVALCEAWGSYGGYGGRGGGRRGGRGGGRRGGRGGRGGRRGGRGGWGGWGGWGGTPEKVDINSADDSYRDASGKQPNIVYLIADDLGWFDVGFHNSKVNTPNLDALRARGIELTQSYMQPVCSASRSAFLTGKYPSNNGLQLLVIIQEAPTCLPTEHTTLFNYLKDEGYVTKQVGKWHLGYCDESCLPHSRGVDEFRGVNTGAVLYFNWTDHGIFQRQVNGEPNTDNVGTHLTIQDAADAREMILDHQGNEAPLFMWLTPTAPHDPLEPTEDHYNVHDFLSPDVEKEHYRRQFLGLVSHLDELLGATVEALREAGMEDNTIILFTSDNGGACESVSFAGHKYYANNYPLRNGKTTFTEGGVRVPTVYYDPRLNPKTRGTSRDFLIHVTDWLPTFIQLARPGPKEKNFKIDGLDGVSQLANLGSEYNSASERKYNLREEMLVALSDATGDVVNPSTCATEDAAYRWRDFKLIYGDQYYLRDPATVETEWPLPQEWPEFPAIVGDDCHRTIDGERVVRCLFNVVDDPSEKTNLYDQEPELVEMLIEKIQKYKEMSVKPVYRRSLGITDETTEQMGDYLIPRHDYCNPTSDFFALEPNPSSCY, encoded by the exons ATGAACACATTCAAGGCGTTGGCTCTCTTAGCGGTGCTTGTAGCACTGTGTGAGGCTTGGGGCAGCTATGGAGGCTATGGAGGAAGAGGTGGAGGCCGAAGAGGAGGTCGAGGAGGAGGTCGACGAGGAGGAAGAGGAGGAAGAGGAGGAAGAAGAGGAGGGAGAGGTGGATGGGGTGGATGGGGTGGATGGGGTGGGACCCCCGAGAAAGTTGACATCAACTCAGCTGATGACTCTTACAGAGATGCATCTGGCAAGCAGCCAAACATTGTCTACCTGATTGCGGATGATTTGG GATGGTTTGATGTTGGATTTCACAATTCCAAAGTTAACACTCCGAACCTAGATGCTTTGAGGGCGAGAGGAATTGAACTAACTCAGTCCTACATGCAGCCCGTCTGCAGCGC GTCAAGGTCAGCCTTCCTAACCGGAAAGTATCCATCCAACAATGGACTACAG CTTCTGGTCATCATACAAGAAGCCCCAACTTGTCTCCCCACTGAGCACACAACTCTCTTTAATTATCTCAAAGATGAAGGCTATGTAACCAAACAAGTAGGAAA ATGGCATCTGGGTTACTGTgatgagagttgtctgcccCATAGCAGAGGTGTAGATGAGTTCAGAGGAGTTAACACTGGAGCTGTGCTGTATTTCAACTGGA CTGATCATGGAATATTCCAAAGACAAGTTAATGGAGAGCCTAACACGGATAATGTTGGAACACATCTGACA ATCCAAGATGCAGCCGACGCAAGAGAGATGATCTTGGACCATCAAGGCAATGAAGCCCCACTATTTATGTGGCTCACACCAACAGCACCTCATGATCCCCTCGAG CCTACTGAGGACCATTATAATGTGCATGACTTCTTGAGCCCGGATGTGGAAAAGGAGCACTACAGAAGACAATTTCTAG GTCTAGTGTCCCATCTTGATGAGCTTCTTGGAGCTACTGTAGAGGCATTGAGAGAGGCTGGCATGGAAGACAATACTATCATACTTTTCACATCTGAT AATGGTGGCGCCTGTGAGTCTGTATCATTTGCTGGACATAAATACTATGCCAATAACTACCCACTTAGAAATGGAAAGACCACATTTACTGAGGGTGGTGTGCGTGTACCCACGGTGTATTATGACCCAAGACTAAATCCTAAAACTAGGGGAACCTCCAGAGACTTCTTGATACATGTCACTGACTGGCTGCCAACCTTCATTCAGCTCGCCCGGCCCGGCCCAAAGGAGAAGAACTTCAAGATTGACG GATTAGACGGAGTCTCACAGCTGGCTAACTTGGGTTCGGAGTACAACTCAGCAAGTGAGAGGAAGTACAACCTGAGAGAAGAAATGCTCGTCGCTCTGTCTGATGCGACTGGAGACGTAGTGAATCCATCGACGTGTGCAACTGAAGATGCGGCCTACAG GTGGAGAGACTTCAAGCTGATCTATGGTGATCAGTACTACCTCAGAGACCCTGCTACAGTTGAAACTGAGTGGCCTTTGCCACAGGAATGGCCCGAGTTCCCTGCGATTGTTGGAGACGACTGTCACAGAACTATTGATGGTGAACGTGTTGTCAGGTGTCTCTTCAATGTTGTGG ATGATCCTAGTGAGAAGACAAACCTTTATGATCAGGAGCCAGAGCTTGTCGAGATGTTGATTGAAAAGATTCAAAAGTACAAGGAGATGTCGGTGAAGCCCGTCTACAGGCGATCACTCGGAATTACCGATGAAACGACGGAACAGATGGGAGACTACCTCATTCCTAGACACGACTATTGCAACCCAACTTCTGATTTCTTCGCTCTCGAGCCAAATCCTTCCTCTTGCTACTAA